In Vigna unguiculata cultivar IT97K-499-35 chromosome 3, ASM411807v1, whole genome shotgun sequence, a single genomic region encodes these proteins:
- the LOC114178381 gene encoding transcription factor bHLH30-like → MVHSFYEKSSSSGSDISGLFNPTLQTVGASNGDVANGGLSSSHSLVYESEKGELVKFSSAARVGKNEICEAKALAALKNHSEAERRRRERINGHLATLRGLVPSTEKMDKATLLAEVIKQVKELKKSAVEASKGFVIPMDADEVKVEPCDGSMSYSATICCDFRPEIISDLRQTLDSLPLHLEKAEISTLAGRMKNVFVFTCCKGNVSIDTEASQAVARTVHQALCSVLEKASASLEFSPRTSHANKRRRLCFIETSTSSCNHGSCLC, encoded by the exons ATGGTTCACTCCTTCTATGAGAAAAGCTCTTCTTCTGGCTCTGATATTTCGGGGTTGTTCAATCCCACTTTGCAAACTGTTGGAGCCTCCAATGGTGATGTTGCAAACGGTGGCTTGTCATCGTCACATTCTTTGGTTTATGAGAGTGAGAAGGGAGAACTGGTGAAGTTCTCTTCAGCTGCAAGGGTAGGGAAGAATGAGATTTGTGAGGCCAAAGCTTTGGCTGCTTTGAAGAACCACAGTGAAGCAGAGAGAAGAAGGAGGGAGAGAATAAACGGTCATCTTGCAACACTACGTGGCCTTGTACCATCCACTGAAAAG ATGGATAAAGCCACTTTACTGGCTGAAGTGATAAAGCAAGTGAAGGAATTGAAGAAAAGTGCAGTAGAAGCGAGCAAGGGTTTTGTAATCCCAATGGATGCTGATGAAGTGAAAGTTGAACCATGTGATGGATCCATGTCTTACAGTGCAACTATTTGCTGTGATTTTCGACCTGAAATAATATCTGACCTAAGACAAACCCTTGATTCCCTTCCACTGCATCTAGAGAAGGCAGAAATTTCAACTTTGGCAGGAAGAATGAAGAACGTGTTCGTCTTCACATGTTGCAAAGGGAACGTTAGTATTGACACTGAAGCATCCCAAGCTGTTGCAAGAACTGTTCACCAGGCACTGTGTTCTGTGCTTGAAAAGGCTTCTGCCTCACTTGAGTTCTCACCAAGAACATCACATGCTAACAAGAGGAGAAGACTGTGCTTTATTGAAACATCCACTTCCTCATGCAACCATGGATCTTGTCTGTGTTGA